One window of Daphnia carinata strain CSIRO-1 chromosome 7, CSIRO_AGI_Dcar_HiC_V3, whole genome shotgun sequence genomic DNA carries:
- the LOC130703528 gene encoding splicing factor 3B subunit 4-like: MAAGPVSERNQDATIYVGGLDEKVTEPLLWELFVQGGPVVNVHMPKDRITLLHQGYGFIEFLSEDDADYACKIMNMIKLYGKPIRVNKASAHQKNLDVGANIFIGNLDPEVDEKLLYDTFSAFGVILQTPKIMRDPTTGNSKGFAFINFASFDASDAAIEAMNGQYLCNRPITISYAFKKDSKGERHGSAAERLLAAQNPLAQTDRPHQLFADAPPMPPQMPSMGIATGMPPPPPPPLQGLSMAMPPPPPPPPSWAPPPPPPPSSAFVPLPPPIPPPPSWAPPPPPPSTGFVPMPPPPA; encoded by the exons ATGGCAGCAGGACCAGTTTCTGAAAGAAACCAAG ATGCCACGATTTATGTCGGTGGCTTGGATGAAAAAGTGACGGAGCCGCTCCTATGGGAACTATTTGTACAGGGAGGTCCCGTGGTTAATGTTCATATGCCCAAGGATCGCATTACATTGCTACACCAAGGATATGGATTTATAGAATTCCTAAGTGAAGATGATGCAGACTATGCATGTAAAATCATGAATATGATTAAGCTCTATGGCAAGCCTATACGAGTAAACAAAGCATCAGCACACCAGAAGAATTTGGATGTAGGAGCAAATATTTTCATTGGAAATTTAGACCCTGAAGTTGATGAGAAGCTTttg tatGACACCTTTTCTGCGTTTGGTGTCATCCTCCAAACCCCAAAG ATTATGCGTGATCCCACTACTGGGAATTCAAAGGGCTTTGCCTTCATCAACTTTGCCAGTTTCGATGCATCTGATGCAGCCATCGAAGCCATGAATGGGCAGTATTTGTGCAATAGACCTATTACAATTTCATATGCCTTTAAGAAAGATTCTAAAGGTGAGCGCCATGGATCTGCTGCTGAAAGACTATTAGCTGCACAGAATCCTCTTGCGCAAACGGATCGCCCACATCAACTTTTTGCTGATGCTCCTCCAATGCCTCCTCAAATGCCTTCCATGGGAATTGCCACCGGGATGCCCCCACCGCCGCCACCTCCATTGCAGGGACTGTCGATGGCTATGCCACCACCACCCCCACCTCCACCTTCCTGGGCACCTCCACCACCGCCTCCTCCGTCTTCGGCTTTTGTTCCCCTTCCACCTCCAATCCCACCGCCTCCGTCGTGGGCGCCTCCACCGCCGCCACCATCTACTGGATTTGTGCCAATGCCACCACCTCCAGCTTAA
- the LOC130703529 gene encoding D-aminoacyl-tRNA deacylase-like: MKAILQRVLNAKVVVDGIEASSIQKGVLVFVGLAVTDTEEDAEYIARKILNIRLFEDENQKRWAKSTADLNLEILCVSQFTLYHKLKGNKPDFRQAMSSKESKVLYGRLLSILQTSYNPSLIKDGVFGAHMCVMLENDGPVTLEIDSNHKSSSNTLPSQVKAD, translated from the exons ATGAAAGCTATATTGCAACGAGTACTGAATGCTAAAGTAGTTg TAGATGGAATTGAAGCCAGCTCCATACAGAAAGGTGTGCTTGTATTTGTTGGGCTCGCTGTTACTGACACAGAGGAGGATGCAGAATACAT agcaagaaaaattttaaatatacgTCTCTTTGAGGatgaaaatcaaaagagatGGGCTAAAAGCACAGCTGATCTCAATCTTGAGATTTTATGTGTTAGTCAGTTTACATTGTATCACAAGCTAAAGGGGAACAAGCCAGATTTTCGCCAAGCTATGAGCTCAAAAGAGTCAAAAGTTCTCTATGGCCGGCTATTGTCAATTTTACAGACCAGTTATAATCCTTCATTGATTAAAG ATGGTGTTTTTGGAGCACATATGTGTGTAATGTTGGAAAATGACGGTCCGGTAACCTTGGAAATTGATTCAAATCACAAATCCTCTAGCAATACTCTGCCATCTCAAGTGAAAGCGGACTGA